The following proteins are encoded in a genomic region of Dyadobacter sp. UC 10:
- a CDS encoding winged helix-turn-helix transcriptional regulator, with protein sequence MTKIKESSTYNANREIVMQQCPVTYVMNKIGGHWKPIILYHLLSGSKRYSEIKRAMPHISEKMLIQHLKQLENDNLLTREAKPVVPPYVTYTLTESGRELDTVIEAMSTWAFKDMNRQ encoded by the coding sequence ATGACAAAGATTAAGGAAAGCTCAACTTACAATGCGAACCGTGAAATTGTAATGCAGCAATGTCCGGTTACATATGTGATGAATAAGATCGGGGGGCACTGGAAACCGATTATTTTATATCATTTGCTTTCGGGCAGCAAACGGTATTCCGAGATCAAACGCGCCATGCCGCACATCTCCGAAAAAATGTTGATTCAGCATTTGAAGCAACTCGAAAACGATAATTTGCTGACACGCGAAGCCAAGCCAGTTGTGCCGCCCTATGTGACTTATACTTTAACGGAGTCGGGCAGGGAACTGGATACGGTGATCGAGGCAATGTCGACGTGGGCATTTAAGGATATGAACCGGCAATAG
- a CDS encoding PIN domain-containing protein — protein sequence MKVAVTDACIFIDLIGLNLLHQLFDLHLEIHTSADVVAELYDDGAELYQFVDAGKLQIHSIQEADRIVISQAKYSKALSENDKTVLHLANQIKATVLSSDQVVRKHAEAHGLECRGMLWLLDQLVAHQIISAPIAKQKLQALLEANVMYRNNMRLSAEIQKRLQIWS from the coding sequence ATGAAGGTTGCTGTTACCGATGCCTGTATTTTCATAGATTTAATCGGCTTAAATCTGCTGCATCAACTCTTCGACTTGCATCTGGAAATTCACACTTCCGCGGATGTTGTAGCGGAGCTTTACGATGATGGTGCGGAGCTGTATCAATTTGTCGATGCAGGTAAGTTGCAAATCCATTCAATCCAGGAGGCTGACCGCATTGTGATTTCGCAGGCCAAATACTCAAAAGCATTGTCTGAAAACGACAAGACTGTTTTGCATTTGGCAAATCAGATTAAGGCGACGGTATTAAGTTCAGATCAGGTTGTGCGAAAACACGCGGAGGCGCATGGGCTGGAATGTCGGGGAATGCTCTGGCTTCTCGATCAGCTTGTTGCACATCAAATCATTTCTGCCCCAATCGCTAAACAAAAATTACAGGCGCTTTTGGAAGCTAACGTCATGTATCGTAATAACATGAGACTGTCAGCAGAGATCCAAAAGCGCCTGCAAATATGGTCTTAG
- a CDS encoding esterase translates to MKKIKSLLLVSAIISATSAKLLAQQANVNLDFNPQKNTQNLVPYGGNVVSPEVHDDHRVTFRVKAPDAQKVALTGGPILLALKSKEPVPFTKNADGIWTLTVGPVKPNIYVYRLLIDGVAVVDPANTLTGASNQPGYSNLVVHDRAPAYYDAKPVPHGSVTRHIYHSDVLNGEREMFVYTPPGYDPKKKYPVLYLLGGSGELANGWELDGKANLIADNLLSEGRIVPMIIAMPNNQVLHRNDPKHLEQTYKLFESELRKHIVPFIDSHYSTAKDRRSRAISGLSMGGRHTQAVGFNAIDLFSSFGILSAGDLEPEKLNPAFFSDPKIKDKVDYLLVGLGSGELDFVGKRSEATHEALKKIGVEHDYFVGGDGAHDWGTWRLLLHDKLLPNLWKKKP, encoded by the coding sequence ATGAAAAAAATCAAATCGCTGCTACTGGTTTCTGCTATCATTTCCGCTACTTCCGCCAAGTTACTGGCGCAGCAGGCAAATGTTAACCTGGACTTTAATCCTCAAAAAAACACGCAAAACCTCGTGCCGTACGGAGGCAATGTGGTTTCCCCTGAAGTCCATGACGATCATAGGGTTACGTTCAGGGTAAAAGCACCGGATGCTCAAAAAGTGGCGCTGACCGGCGGGCCGATCCTGCTTGCATTGAAATCGAAAGAACCTGTTCCTTTTACCAAAAACGCAGACGGAATCTGGACGCTGACGGTGGGGCCGGTGAAGCCGAATATTTATGTGTACCGGTTGCTGATAGACGGCGTGGCGGTGGTGGATCCAGCCAATACATTGACTGGCGCCTCGAACCAGCCGGGTTACAGCAATTTGGTGGTGCATGATCGAGCGCCAGCTTATTACGATGCCAAACCGGTTCCGCACGGAAGCGTGACGCGGCATATTTATCACTCGGATGTATTGAATGGCGAGCGCGAAATGTTTGTGTACACGCCGCCGGGCTATGATCCCAAAAAGAAATATCCGGTACTATACCTTCTTGGCGGCAGCGGCGAGCTCGCAAACGGCTGGGAGCTCGATGGTAAAGCGAATCTGATCGCTGACAATTTGCTTTCGGAAGGCAGGATCGTACCGATGATCATCGCAATGCCCAACAACCAGGTTTTGCACCGGAATGACCCCAAACATCTTGAACAAACTTATAAATTGTTCGAAAGCGAGTTGAGAAAGCATATCGTCCCTTTCATCGACTCGCATTACAGCACCGCCAAAGACCGCAGGTCGCGTGCTATTTCCGGCTTATCCATGGGCGGGCGGCATACCCAGGCGGTTGGCTTTAATGCGATTGATCTGTTCAGTTCGTTTGGCATACTGAGCGCAGGAGATCTGGAACCTGAAAAGCTGAATCCTGCATTTTTCAGTGATCCCAAAATCAAAGATAAAGTGGATTATCTGCTCGTCGGACTAGGCAGCGGCGAGCTGGATTTTGTAGGTAAGAGATCCGAAGCGACGCATGAGGCGCTGAAAAAAATTGGTGTAGAACATGACTATTTCGTAGGCGGAGACGGCGCGCACGACTGGGGTACCTGGCGGCTCCTGCTGCACGACAAGCTCTTGCCCAATTTATGGAAAAAGAAACCCTAA
- a CDS encoding helix-turn-helix domain-containing protein codes for MKEVFAVRFKSARLRSGLSLQSLAEKLGSKLSRQALHKYEKGDVLPNSEMLTLLSNVLNVRPDYFFSDLKVEIGSVEYRKMANLPAREEQKVIEQTREYLSRYLELEEIVGMENDFANPLGDMAAVSSFGQANAAADLLREKWNLGADPLYNVSQLLEDKHIKVVEIDADVVFDGMQTWANGKIPVLAINKNIIGKPDRIRFTLLHELAHLLLNFESLEEKQKEKLCHQFAGAMLLPKRTLIEKIGKRRNRLSLIELGNIKKQFGISIQAIIVRSSECGIISENYARQFLQQIKDEGWRSTEPIAYEGIEQSERFDQLIFRALAEEQISFSKAAALKNMKLAEFKSFATFKE; via the coding sequence ATGAAAGAAGTATTCGCGGTTCGATTTAAATCAGCCCGTCTCAGAAGCGGGCTTTCCTTGCAAAGCCTGGCGGAGAAGCTGGGCAGCAAGCTCTCACGTCAGGCATTGCACAAATATGAAAAGGGAGATGTTCTTCCGAACAGCGAAATGCTAACCCTGCTGAGCAATGTGCTGAACGTTCGCCCTGACTATTTTTTCAGTGATCTTAAAGTTGAAATAGGTAGCGTTGAATACCGCAAAATGGCTAATCTCCCTGCCCGGGAAGAGCAAAAAGTCATTGAGCAAACCAGAGAATACTTATCCCGCTATCTGGAGCTTGAAGAAATTGTCGGCATGGAAAATGATTTCGCGAATCCACTCGGAGATATGGCGGCTGTTTCCAGCTTTGGGCAGGCAAACGCCGCTGCTGACTTACTCAGGGAGAAATGGAATTTGGGTGCGGATCCGCTTTATAATGTGTCCCAGCTTCTGGAAGACAAGCATATTAAAGTTGTAGAAATCGATGCAGACGTTGTTTTCGACGGAATGCAGACCTGGGCAAATGGCAAAATTCCGGTTTTAGCTATTAATAAAAATATCATCGGGAAACCAGACCGGATCAGGTTTACTCTTCTGCATGAGCTGGCTCACCTTTTGCTGAATTTTGAAAGTTTAGAAGAAAAGCAGAAAGAGAAGCTATGTCATCAATTTGCGGGAGCAATGCTTCTTCCTAAGCGTACTTTAATTGAAAAGATCGGGAAAAGGCGAAATCGTCTGTCGCTCATTGAATTGGGCAATATCAAAAAGCAATTTGGTATTTCGATCCAGGCAATCATTGTCAGGTCGTCAGAATGCGGCATTATCAGTGAAAATTACGCCAGGCAGTTTTTGCAACAAATCAAAGACGAAGGCTGGCGAAGCACTGAACCGATCGCGTACGAAGGCATTGAACAATCTGAACGCTTTGATCAGCTGATTTTCCGCGCGCTGGCAGAAGAACAGATTTCATTCAGCAAAGCAGCGGCGCTGAAAAACATGAAGCTGGCTGAATTTAAAAGCTTCGCTACTTTCAAAGAATGA
- a CDS encoding BNR-4 repeat-containing protein, with protein MNHISTLLFLLFCFPTPLFAQKQQTITTDGAWCWFSDPRAIYTKNGEIVTGWVTKSGDIVGASLHAQTAGIQQKILYSKLEIDDHDNPAFLELPDQQILTQYTWHGGSKNGMGVIQHITAKPGDINSFSDALVFKPQTPELLDKFKRETYTYANPFILSAENNKVYSFGRWVGFKPNVITSADNGKTWSDPKVVITSKELNTNNRPYVKYYSDGKSKIHMIFTDGHPNAEPLNSVYYCYYEKNAFWRADGSKIADMDHLPFHPSDASVIYKANTETGKAWIFDIVTNKKGQPVVAYTRYPTNEKHQYHYAVFDGKKWNDHHIINSGKWFPQTPEGKKEREENYSGGLTIDPLNPDIIYFSHEIDNVFEISKGETRNAGKTWNVTPVTRNSEFDNVRPVVPRYKKKTDKNVLLWMQNRKYVHYTDYDTSIKWQVLE; from the coding sequence ATGAACCATATCAGCACTCTTCTATTTCTGCTTTTTTGCTTTCCAACCCCACTTTTTGCCCAAAAACAACAAACAATAACCACTGACGGCGCCTGGTGCTGGTTCAGCGATCCCAGGGCTATTTATACCAAAAACGGAGAAATAGTAACCGGCTGGGTGACCAAATCGGGAGATATTGTGGGAGCATCCCTCCATGCGCAAACGGCTGGAATTCAGCAGAAAATACTTTACAGTAAACTGGAAATAGACGACCACGACAATCCGGCTTTCCTCGAATTACCCGATCAGCAGATCCTTACTCAATATACGTGGCACGGTGGCAGCAAGAACGGAATGGGTGTGATCCAGCACATTACTGCAAAGCCGGGCGATATTAATTCATTTTCCGATGCGCTGGTTTTCAAGCCACAGACGCCTGAATTGCTGGACAAATTCAAACGCGAGACCTACACTTATGCAAATCCGTTTATTCTCAGTGCCGAAAATAATAAGGTGTACAGTTTTGGCCGCTGGGTAGGTTTTAAGCCCAATGTAATTACCTCTGCGGATAATGGAAAAACGTGGTCAGATCCGAAAGTAGTGATCACTTCGAAGGAATTGAATACCAACAACCGACCTTATGTAAAGTACTATTCCGACGGCAAATCGAAAATCCACATGATCTTTACCGACGGTCACCCGAATGCAGAGCCGCTCAATTCGGTTTATTATTGTTATTATGAAAAAAATGCGTTCTGGCGGGCCGACGGTTCTAAAATTGCGGATATGGACCATTTGCCTTTTCATCCATCCGACGCCAGTGTTATTTACAAAGCAAATACTGAAACAGGAAAAGCATGGATTTTTGATATTGTAACCAATAAAAAAGGGCAGCCGGTAGTCGCTTACACGCGCTATCCGACCAACGAAAAGCACCAATATCACTATGCGGTTTTTGATGGAAAAAAATGGAACGATCACCACATTATCAATTCCGGAAAATGGTTTCCGCAAACTCCGGAAGGGAAAAAAGAGCGCGAAGAGAATTACTCCGGCGGTCTGACCATTGATCCGCTAAATCCTGATATCATTTACTTTTCACATGAAATCGACAACGTCTTCGAAATCTCGAAAGGCGAAACCAGAAACGCAGGAAAAACGTGGAATGTTACGCCCGTGACCCGGAATTCCGAGTTCGACAATGTGCGTCCGGTTGTGCCGAGATATAAGAAGAAGACCGACAAAAATGTGCTGCTCTGGATGCAGAACCGCAAGTATGTGCATTACACCGATTATGATACGAGTATTAAGTGGCAGGTTTTGGAATAG
- a CDS encoding putative toxin-antitoxin system toxin component, PIN family, with product MQTRFSKELLDEFLLVVKRPKFRKYFNQSDVEDLLETIDEFADFVVVNSRVDTCRDAKDNFLLALAADSNADFLLTGDKDLLELGRFQVTKISTIADFLS from the coding sequence ATGCAAACTCGTTTTAGCAAAGAATTGTTAGACGAGTTTTTGTTAGTCGTGAAAAGACCGAAATTCCGGAAATACTTCAATCAATCAGACGTGGAGGATTTGCTAGAAACCATTGACGAGTTCGCGGATTTTGTGGTGGTAAATTCCAGAGTTGACACGTGCAGGGATGCAAAGGATAATTTTTTACTGGCCTTGGCAGCGGATAGTAATGCAGATTTCTTGCTGACGGGTGATAAAGATTTGCTCGAGCTTGGCAGGTTTCAAGTGACTAAAATTTCAACGATTGCCGATTTTCTTTCGTAG
- a CDS encoding DUF1501 domain-containing protein, whose amino-acid sequence MSHHHDDEFRLHSPEFNELHKKLDRRRFLTKTSLGMGALAVGSLFGFDKIYGSASRQKSSSGDIEADILKALPHIAPKAKRVVYLFMAGGPSQFETFDYKPKLVSLAGQNLPDSVRKGQRLTGMSASQSALPMVPSIYGFNQHGKNDTWVSDLLPHTAKVVDDLCIVKSIYSEAINHDPAITFFQTGNQLPGRPSIGSWVSYGLGSDNNNLPTFIVLVSKNAPKDQPLYARLWGNGFLESRHQGVQFRSGKDPVLFLNNPEGYDGADRKEMLQYLSKLNQLQNDSYGDPEINNRIAQYEMAFRMQTSVPEVMDTAGEPDEVFELYGPDSRDAGTYAANCLLARKLLEKDVKFVQLYHQGWDQHGGLPKAIAKQCKDTDQATAALIMDLKRRGLLEDTLVVWGGEFGRTVYSQGKLTADDYGRDHHPRCFTMWMAGAGVKAGISYGETDDFSYNILKDPVHVHDFHATLMHLMGVDHERLTYKFQGRRFRLTDVHGNLVKDILA is encoded by the coding sequence ATGTCACACCATCACGACGACGAGTTCAGGCTGCATTCGCCGGAATTTAACGAGCTGCACAAAAAGCTGGACAGGCGCCGGTTTCTGACCAAAACATCGCTTGGAATGGGTGCGCTGGCTGTGGGCTCTTTATTCGGGTTCGATAAGATCTACGGCTCGGCATCGCGGCAAAAATCGTCTTCCGGCGACATTGAGGCAGATATTCTGAAAGCATTGCCTCATATTGCCCCGAAAGCAAAACGGGTAGTATACCTGTTTATGGCTGGCGGGCCCTCGCAGTTTGAGACTTTTGATTACAAACCAAAACTCGTTAGTCTGGCGGGACAGAATCTGCCTGACTCAGTACGAAAAGGACAGCGTTTGACCGGAATGAGCGCCAGTCAGAGCGCATTGCCGATGGTACCTTCGATCTACGGATTCAATCAGCACGGAAAAAACGATACCTGGGTAAGCGACCTGCTGCCGCATACTGCGAAAGTGGTGGACGATCTTTGTATCGTTAAATCCATTTACTCCGAAGCGATTAACCACGACCCGGCTATTACGTTTTTTCAGACGGGAAATCAGTTGCCTGGGCGACCCTCCATTGGCAGCTGGGTAAGTTACGGGCTTGGTTCAGATAATAATAACCTGCCCACATTCATTGTTCTGGTTTCAAAAAATGCCCCGAAAGACCAGCCACTCTATGCGAGATTATGGGGAAATGGCTTTTTGGAATCACGGCATCAGGGTGTACAATTCCGTTCAGGCAAAGATCCTGTGCTATTTTTGAACAATCCCGAAGGCTACGATGGTGCCGACAGGAAGGAAATGCTTCAGTATCTGTCCAAACTAAACCAGCTGCAAAACGATTCTTACGGCGATCCGGAAATTAATAACCGCATTGCGCAATACGAAATGGCTTTCCGGATGCAGACCTCAGTCCCCGAAGTCATGGATACAGCCGGTGAACCCGACGAAGTATTTGAATTATATGGTCCCGACAGCCGCGACGCGGGCACGTATGCTGCCAACTGTTTGCTGGCGAGGAAATTACTCGAAAAGGATGTCAAATTTGTACAGCTCTATCACCAGGGCTGGGACCAGCACGGCGGGCTTCCAAAGGCCATAGCGAAACAATGCAAGGACACGGACCAGGCGACGGCCGCATTGATTATGGATTTGAAGAGGCGCGGTTTGCTCGAAGATACGCTGGTTGTTTGGGGCGGGGAATTCGGCCGTACGGTATATTCGCAAGGCAAGCTGACAGCCGACGATTACGGTCGCGATCACCATCCGAGATGTTTCACGATGTGGATGGCGGGCGCGGGTGTGAAGGCCGGGATCAGCTACGGAGAGACGGACGATTTTAGTTATAACATTCTGAAAGACCCTGTTCACGTGCACGATTTCCACGCGACTTTAATGCATTTAATGGGCGTAGACCACGAGCGGCTTACCTATAAATTCCAGGGCAGAAGGTTCCGGCTTACCGATGTGCATGGTAACCTTGTAAAAGATATTCTGGCCTGA
- a CDS encoding GMC oxidoreductase, protein MANFNIDAEKAQTYDAIVVGTGISGGWAAKELTEKGLKTLVLERGKDVKHIVDYPTTNMLPWEFEHRGQPSLAIREANPMASKHYIFKEDAMHFVVKDADHPYVQEKPFDWMRGYQVGGRSLLWARQTQRWSDFDFEGPARDGFATDWPIRYKDIAPWYSYVEKFAGISGNKDGLPQLPDGEFLPPHEMTCVEKHFSDQTAKNYKNTRPIIIGRAAHITDPKPVHLEQGRAKCQHRNMCQRGCPFGGYFSTNSSTLPWAEKTGNLTRRPHSVVHSVIYDEKKKRATGVRVVDSLTKEMTAYYAKIIFINASAINSNLILLNSKSNRFPNGLGNDSGMLGKFIGFHNYRGRVSAEFDGFHDRTTDGRRPNGSYIPRFRNVAKQETDFLRGYAVSMNTSKLGNPNAGIGEDLKNSLFASDTSGWSIGAQMMGETLMKESNMISLHPTLKDQWGIPQLQMSVVFDDNDMKMVADFYTELSEMLSKAGFINIKTSDTKRNPGSENHEMGGIKMGNDPKTSLLNKWNQMHHCANVFVTDGGSMVSTATQNPSLTYMALTARAVDYAVKEMKRGSI, encoded by the coding sequence ATGGCAAATTTTAATATAGACGCAGAAAAGGCGCAAACCTACGATGCGATCGTGGTAGGAACCGGCATCAGCGGAGGCTGGGCTGCAAAGGAATTGACAGAGAAAGGTCTGAAAACGCTCGTCCTGGAACGTGGTAAGGATGTAAAGCATATTGTGGATTATCCGACGACGAATATGCTGCCATGGGAATTTGAACACCGCGGACAGCCTTCCCTGGCAATCCGTGAGGCGAATCCGATGGCGAGCAAGCATTACATTTTCAAGGAAGATGCGATGCATTTTGTGGTCAAAGATGCGGACCATCCCTACGTGCAGGAGAAGCCTTTCGACTGGATGCGCGGGTATCAGGTCGGCGGGCGTTCATTGCTTTGGGCAAGACAAACGCAGCGCTGGTCGGACTTTGATTTCGAAGGGCCGGCGCGGGATGGATTTGCTACCGACTGGCCTATTCGCTACAAGGATATTGCGCCCTGGTACAGCTATGTCGAAAAATTTGCGGGCATTTCGGGCAACAAAGATGGGCTACCGCAACTGCCAGACGGTGAATTCCTTCCACCGCACGAAATGACTTGCGTAGAAAAGCATTTCAGCGATCAGACTGCGAAGAATTACAAAAACACCAGGCCGATCATTATTGGTCGGGCGGCACATATCACCGATCCGAAGCCGGTTCATTTGGAACAGGGTCGTGCCAAATGCCAGCACCGGAATATGTGTCAGCGGGGCTGTCCGTTCGGCGGCTATTTCAGTACCAATTCATCGACCTTACCGTGGGCTGAGAAAACGGGAAACCTGACGCGAAGGCCACATTCCGTGGTACATTCTGTTATTTATGATGAGAAGAAAAAGCGCGCAACAGGCGTACGGGTGGTAGATTCGCTGACCAAAGAGATGACAGCGTATTATGCCAAAATTATATTTATCAACGCCTCTGCTATCAATTCAAACCTGATCTTGCTCAATTCAAAATCAAACCGTTTTCCCAACGGGCTTGGAAATGACAGTGGTATGCTGGGCAAATTCATCGGTTTTCACAACTACCGTGGCAGGGTAAGCGCGGAATTCGACGGTTTCCACGACCGTACTACTGACGGGCGCCGGCCGAATGGCTCCTATATTCCGAGATTCAGAAATGTGGCCAAACAGGAAACCGATTTCCTCCGCGGCTACGCAGTTTCCATGAACACTTCCAAATTGGGTAACCCCAATGCGGGCATCGGCGAGGATTTGAAAAACAGCCTTTTCGCGTCAGATACGAGCGGCTGGTCGATCGGTGCGCAGATGATGGGCGAAACTTTGATGAAGGAATCCAATATGATCAGCCTGCACCCTACCCTGAAAGACCAATGGGGCATTCCGCAGCTGCAAATGTCTGTCGTATTTGACGATAACGACATGAAAATGGTAGCGGATTTTTATACAGAACTCAGTGAAATGCTGTCGAAAGCAGGTTTTATCAATATCAAAACCTCAGATACCAAAAGAAACCCGGGCAGCGAAAACCACGAAATGGGCGGGATCAAAATGGGCAACGACCCAAAAACCTCTCTGCTCAATAAATGGAACCAAATGCACCACTGTGCCAACGTATTCGTCACCGACGGCGGCAGCATGGTTTCAACCGCCACGCAAAACCCGTCACTAACCTATATGGCATTAACTGCCAGGGCGGTAGATTATGCGGTAAAGGAAATGAAAAGGGGCTCGATTTGA
- a CDS encoding DUF1304 domain-containing protein: MELLGKILVGLVALEHLYIMYIEMFAWETLGKKTFKGSLAPEMFKPTKVLAANQGLYNGFLAAGLIWYFFLDGHWAFHVAIFFLTCVIVAGIYGAVTASRKIFYVQALPAIVALVVLHF, from the coding sequence ATGGAACTCCTTGGCAAAATTCTCGTCGGCCTTGTTGCCCTCGAACACCTTTACATCATGTACATAGAAATGTTTGCCTGGGAAACCCTTGGCAAAAAGACTTTCAAAGGCTCCCTCGCCCCGGAAATGTTCAAACCTACCAAAGTGCTTGCCGCCAATCAGGGGTTATACAACGGTTTTCTGGCGGCTGGTCTGATCTGGTACTTTTTTCTAGACGGTCACTGGGCATTTCACGTAGCCATTTTCTTCCTTACCTGTGTGATCGTGGCGGGAATTTACGGTGCAGTGACTGCGAGCAGGAAGATTTTTTATGTGCAGGCGCTGCCGGCGATTGTGGCGTTGGTGGTCTTGCATTTTTAG
- a CDS encoding ThuA domain-containing protein, giving the protein MSRKLLILLFVTLLAGTANAQQFKALLFTKTAGFHHTSIHEGVAGIRNLASRHSFSVDWQENADVFNDKDLAKYQVVIFLNTTGDILNAAQQTAFEKYIKSGKGWVGIHSAADTEYDWPWYGKLVGMYFKTHPAQQTAFLDVKDSNFPGLERFPKRMLWTDEWYEYKKPYNADDLKILITIDEKTYDPKTNQGTGMGAEHPMAWYHNYDGGRAFYTGLGHIGLVYSDQSFLDHLYGGIFWAATGKGK; this is encoded by the coding sequence ATGTCAAGAAAATTACTAATTCTGCTTTTTGTAACGCTGCTTGCAGGAACTGCCAACGCACAACAATTCAAGGCATTATTATTCACTAAAACCGCTGGCTTTCACCATACTTCTATTCATGAAGGTGTAGCCGGGATTCGTAACCTGGCTTCCCGCCACAGTTTCAGTGTCGATTGGCAGGAGAATGCGGATGTTTTTAATGACAAAGATCTGGCAAAATATCAGGTAGTGATTTTCCTGAATACAACTGGAGATATCCTGAATGCAGCGCAGCAGACCGCATTTGAAAAGTATATTAAAAGCGGCAAAGGCTGGGTAGGAATCCACTCTGCCGCGGATACCGAGTACGATTGGCCCTGGTATGGAAAGCTCGTCGGTATGTATTTCAAAACGCATCCGGCACAGCAAACAGCGTTTTTAGACGTAAAAGACAGCAATTTCCCCGGCCTCGAACGTTTTCCAAAACGTATGCTCTGGACCGACGAATGGTACGAATATAAAAAGCCTTACAACGCCGACGATCTTAAAATACTGATCACAATCGACGAGAAGACCTACGATCCTAAAACCAATCAGGGAACCGGAATGGGCGCCGAACATCCGATGGCGTGGTACCATAACTACGATGGCGGTCGCGCGTTTTATACAGGTCTGGGCCACATCGGGCTGGTTTACTCAGATCAATCTTTTTTGGATCATTTGTACGGCGGTATTTTTTGGGCCGCGACCGGGAAAGGGAAGTAG
- a CDS encoding NAD(P)H-binding protein, with amino-acid sequence MNYIITGSLGHVSLPVTKNLIEAGHEVTVISSNPDKKHEIEALGAKAEIGSVTDADFIKSTFKNADAAYLMIPSSFSLTDYENFQLEVATIYLQALQDSNIKHVVLLSSLGAHLREGAGPIDALGYLEEKLLAIPDLNLVFLRPSYFFSNLFSLGGLIQNAGIAGNNFGDTDEKLVLTDTDHIAEVATEQLLNLFTGKSVINIANDERHPNEIAAILGNAIGKANTPWVTFTDEQAYQGMLGAGLNESFASLYLEMGQALKNGKMQEEYWKNRPTRLGSYKLEDFAKEFAAAFAEA; translated from the coding sequence ATGAATTATATCATCACAGGATCACTTGGACACGTCAGTTTGCCAGTCACTAAAAATCTCATCGAAGCGGGACACGAGGTAACCGTCATCAGCAGCAATCCGGACAAAAAACATGAAATCGAAGCACTAGGCGCAAAAGCGGAGATCGGCTCTGTTACGGACGCAGACTTCATCAAAAGTACATTCAAAAACGCCGATGCAGCTTATCTGATGATCCCAAGCAGCTTTTCCCTTACGGATTATGAAAACTTCCAGCTCGAAGTTGCAACTATTTATCTGCAAGCATTGCAAGACAGCAATATCAAGCACGTGGTATTATTGAGCAGCCTGGGGGCGCATTTGCGCGAAGGTGCGGGGCCTATTGACGCCCTGGGCTACCTGGAAGAAAAACTCCTGGCAATCCCCGACCTCAACCTCGTTTTCCTACGCCCCTCCTACTTTTTCTCCAACCTGTTCAGCCTGGGCGGCTTAATACAAAATGCAGGAATCGCAGGTAACAATTTTGGAGATACCGACGAAAAACTGGTATTAACGGACACCGACCATATTGCGGAGGTCGCTACCGAGCAGCTTTTAAATTTATTTACCGGAAAATCCGTGATCAATATTGCGAACGACGAGCGTCACCCGAACGAAATCGCCGCAATCCTTGGAAATGCAATTGGCAAAGCAAATACGCCATGGGTAACATTTACAGACGAACAAGCCTACCAGGGAATGCTGGGAGCAGGTCTGAATGAAAGCTTTGCTTCCCTTTACCTGGAAATGGGCCAGGCTTTGAAAAACGGAAAAATGCAGGAAGAATACTGGAAAAACCGCCCCACCAGACTTGGAAGCTATAAGCTGGAAGACTTCGCGAAGGAATTTGCAGCAGCATTTGCGGAGGCTTAA